actcataaaaacaaatactatcGGACCTGGCCCATTCTGGTACCCTACTGTGCGTTGCTTGAGTCTCCTGGGTGGCCTGTGTGAAGAGAGCATGGGAAAGCTCCCTCCTTATTAAAAAACAtggattagccgggcggtggtggtgcatgcctttaatcccagcactcgggaggcagaggcaggcggatctctgtgagttcgagaccagcctggtctacaagagctagttccaggacaggttccaaaaccacagagaaaccctgttttgaaaaaccaaaaaaaaacaaaacaaaacaaaaaaacatggatTATCTGATCTATGTCCTGTTTGTCTACCCCCATTATTTATTCTAGTTCAGTTAACCCTTTTCTAGAATTTTTGAATCAGTTACTATACTTAGTAACAGCCACTAGTCTGCCTAGCTTGTATGAACATCTTCAAAGGAGGGACATACCTATTTGTCACTGGGACCACTGGCATTGGCCGCTGAGGGCTTTCTTTCAGGAGGGGATCAAATTTCAAGTACAAAGACTGCTTCCTCCAGGCTGACTCCTTAAactgagaagaggagagaaagaacacCAACAATCATCAAGATTCACCATTGCTTTAACAGACACAACCCCAGGAGCCAACAAAGGGGGCTAGGAAACCACAACACACACTCATGGGTCCAGGATTATTTGGGAGTGAGGGAGACACATGGGTTAGGACTCTATGACCAGACACTATACAGGAACTGCAGGATGCTCCAGGCACCAAGCATAAATGGCCTCAGCTGACTGGGTCACAGGTTTCAGTTGGGGCTGCCATCAAGTGCTAAGCACCTACCGAAGATGTCCCAAACTGCTCCAGGTAATCTACTTCAGCGCCGGTACCTAGAACTGAAATGGTAAATAATGGTAGACATTTCCCTCAAGTACTGCAGGTACCAAGGGCTGTGCACCCGAGTGCTCAACAGAGTGTGATCACtcttctttttttggtggggtgggatggggcaggttccaagacaggtttctctgtataacagctctggctatcctggaacttgctttgtaaagcagacttggcctgcctctgcctcctgaatgctggaattagagtcatgtgccactaccacctggtgaattttttttttaaattaactttatgtgtatgtgtttgcttgcGTGAGCTATGTAAATATCATGCATAAAGAAGCCTGTggagaaaaccaaaagaaaaacaaaacaaaacaattcagtaaaaatgccaggcagtggtgatgtatgcctttaatcccagcactctgagcgttcgaggccagcctggtctacagagtgagttccaggacatccaaagctacagagaactttgtctggaaaaatcaaaacgtgttcttttgttttgtttttgtttttgaggcagggcttctgtgtagccctggctgtcttggaactttctctgtagactaggctggccttgaactcacagaactctgcctgcttctgcctcctaagtgttaggaCTAAAGGTATTATGACcgaccactgcctggctggtcaTAGTGtatcatcacagcaatagtaaccctaaacCAACATCTCATCTTTTGAAGGAACAAAAGTTTGCATGTGAACTAGTCAGAGAAACAGCCTGTGGAATAATTACCTGTAAACTACAGGAATGTTAAATATCCACAGGATTTATGGAAAACTGGGTGACACCTTAGGGTTGCATACCTTCTGCTGGGTCTCTGAAGCTCTCTTCCTTTAGGTCCAAGATAGGCTCTGGTCCCTGATGAGAAGGCTCCAGAACTGGCTGAGCAGGAGGCACCANNNNNNNNNNNNNNNNNNNNNNNNNNNNNNNNNNNNNNNNNNNNNNNNNNNNNNNNNNNNNNNNNNNNNNNNNNNNNNNNNNNNNNNNNNNNNNNNNNNNNNNNNNNNNNNNNNNNNNNNNNNNNNNNNNNNNNNNNNNNNNNNNNNNNNNNNNNNNNNNNNNNNNNNNNNNNNNNNNNNNNNNNNNNNNNNNNNNNNNNNNNNNNNNNNNNNNNNNNNNNNNNNNNNNNNNNNNNNNNNNNNNNNNNNNNNNNNNNNNNNNNNNNNNNNNNNNNGGTAGGCTCTGGTCCCTGATGAGAAGGCTCCAGAACTGGCTGAGCAGGAGGCGCCAACAGTTTGCCATCCACGGTAGGCTCTAGTCCCTGATGAGAAGGCTCCAGAACTGGCTCAGCAGGAGGAGCTACCAATTCACTGTCCAGAAAACTTGTGGAAGCTGAAGTACTTGAAGAATTCAAGATTCCCACCTAGAGGGAAAGTCAGCATCACCTTGTACAGTGAGGTCCTGAGTGGAAGGCTCTGCCTTACCCAATCTCCTTATAATAAACCCAGATGGGGAGGCAGCTCTAGGGGAAGGGAAATAGTAGTATTGTATCCCATCCTGTCACCAGAAGATTGCTGGTAGCTTCTCTgccatgatattttgtttttgttttaaagatttattatgtatacagtgttctgtctgtatgtgtgcctacagaccagaagagggcaccagatcttattacagatgattgtgagctaccatgtggttgctaggaattgaactcaggacctctgagccatctctccagcccctttttctttgagacaaggtctcactctgtatacctggctgtcctagagacTGTGTcgacaaggctggcctagaactcagagttctgcctgcctctgcctcccaagtgcggggattaaaagtatgtgccactacaccttgatgccctgttatttttttctacacagTATGTAACAATGGTGATAGTACCtatctgtgcacacatacatacctggACCTCACCTTCTGCTTTTAGGATCTCGGCTGCCAACTGAACCACAGGTGTATCATCCACTGGGGCTAACGGCAGCTGACTGGAGGAGAGACAAGAGTTATCAGAGCTGGGTCTTCTTCGTGTTCCTTATTCTggtattaaattattatttacttCCCTCTTATGCTGGTTCACTTAAAAAGCTGCTTATGCTAAAAGATACATGAAAGTTATGAGGTTTCTCTGGAGGTAACACTGGCTGCTGGTGTCATAGCTACCTCCTGGAGTACCTAAGGCCAGCGGCTTGCTGTGGTACCAATCAGCTTCCACCTGAGTGGTAgcccatgctttttcttttttcctttttttttttttaaagatttatttattaattatgtatacagcgttttccctacatatatgctgcagaccagaagagggcaccagatctcattacagatggttgtgagccaccatgtggttgctgggaattgaactcaNNNNNNNNNNNNNNNNNNNNNNNNNNNNNNNNNNNNNNNNNNNNNNNNNNNNNNNNNNNNNNNNNNNNNNNNNNNNNNNNNNNNNNNNNNNNNNNNNNNNtttttttttttttttttgtggagagaTGGTCTTACCACATAGACAAGAGTCTGGTTCAAACTCTTGACCTGACTTCCTCAGCtacagtgctaggattagaggtgaaCAATCTGCACTGCTTGTTAGTTACGCTGTAATATGTGTTGTGCTTCCAGGAAGACAACTGTGGAGCACCTCTCCCATGGTCTTGCGAAAGGAAGCTGTTCCGCTTCAGCTTTGGATAAACCTGAAACCTGTTTGTCTTGAGACTATGAAGGAAGTAGTATGGTGGCTACATAAAGAAGTAGCATCAGGGAtagagagacggttcagtggttaagagtattggctgctcttccagaggacataggttcaattcctggcacccacatggcagctcacacctgactgtaactccagttccagggcttctgacacccctcacacagatatactgGCCTGGAGAGTTCTCCACATTTGTAGGCCCAGCACTCAGCTGTTCAGCCACAgacaaggccaacctgttcttgGGACTTTCTGGGAGCTTAGCCTTTTTGTCATTATACTTGGAGTCATCCAATTTTTCCCAGTTAAGGTGGTAAGAGCCCCAGAAAGCAGGCTGGggacattcatctctctctctagtcccaccatctctttcttctgcttctttgggGGCCTGCTCCTGGCTGGACTCTTGATTTCTTCAGGAGAAGCTGGAGGCCAGGTCTCTCTGCCAGTCTCCTTGGTGAAGACACCTTTGTGTTGGTGGTATCATCAGAAAAGTCAAATTCTAGCCTTATGGAGTCATGACTTGAATGGATGACATTTGGCCAGTGGGTTCTTCTTGAGGACTTGGGTCTGTGGCCCCATCTGCCTAAGAGGGCCAGTGGGACTGAGTTCTTAGAACTAGATGAACACAAATGGAAAGGTCTGGGTGCATGCTGCTGGCTCAAGGCTGTCTACACTCCTGGGGCAGGCTGAGGCCGTATAAATCAGGTCTGGAGTGTTCTGCTTAGCTTTACTAACTAACTGAACTGTTCTGTGCTAAATAAACTCCTACTTAAACTGCCTctgtccctctttttcttttttttttaaagatttatttattaattatgtatacagcacctgcctgcatgtatccctgcaggccagaagagggcaccagatctcattacagatggttgtgagccactatgtggttgctgggaattgaactcaggacctctggaagaatagtcagtgctcttaacctctgagccatctctcagccccgcCTCTGTCCCTCTTGACTGAATCCATTCTTTCATAAGACAAGAACTGAAGGACTGCAACACCACCTATAGGTTGGGACCTTGGCCATACTAGAAGATAATCCCCGACACATCAAGTACCTAGCTCATCACTCTGGTCGTTCTCCCACCCTCTACCAAATGAGCTTCATGAGCTACCACCTGGGTTTGTGCTGTCCTTAGTGTTCATACTCAGCAGagtatctcatttttttttgaagattttatttattatgtatacagtattctgtttgcatgtgtgagggtgccagatcccattacagatggttgtgagtcaccatgtggttgctggaaattgaactcaggacctctggaagagaagccagtgctcttaacctctaagccatctctctagccccccagagtatctttttttttttttttNNNNNNNNNNNNNNNNNNNNNNNNNNNNNNNNNNNNNNNNNNNNNNNNNNNNNNNNNNNNNNNNNNNNNNNNNNNNNNNNNNNNNNNNNNNNNNNNNNNNNNNNNNNNNNNNNNNNNNNNNNNNNNNNNNNNNNNNNNNNNNNNNNNNNNNNNNNNNNNNNNNNNNNNNNNNNNNNNNNNNNNNNNNNNNNNNNNNNNNNNNNNNNNNNNNNNNNNNNNNNNNNNNNNNNNNNNNNNNNNNNNNNNNNNNNNNNNNNNNNNNNNNNNNNNNNNNNNNNNNNNNNNNNNNNNNNNNNNNNNNNNNNNNNNNNNNNNNNNNNNNNNNNNNNNNNNNNNNNNNNNNNNNNNNNNNNNNNNNNNNNNNNNNNNNNNNNNNNNNNNNNNNNNNNNNNNNNNNNNNNNNNNNNNNNNNNNNNNNNNNNNNNNNNNNNNNNNNNNNNNNNNNNNNNNNNNNNNNNNNNNNNNNNNNNNNNNNNNNNNNNNNNNNNNNNNNNNNNNNNNNNNNNNNNNNNNNNNNNNNNNNNNNNNNNNNNNNNNNNNNNNNNNNNNNNNNNNNNNNNNNNNNNNNNNNNNNNNNNNNNNNNNNNNNNNNNNNNNNNNNNNNNNNNNNNNNNNNNNNNNNNNNNNNNNNNNNNNNNNNNNNNNNNNNNNNNNNNNNNNNNNNNNNNNNNNNNNNNNNNNNNNNNNNNNNNNNNNNNNNNNNNNNNNNNNNNNNNNNNNNNNNNNNNNNNNNNNNNNNNNNNNNNNNNNNNNNNNNNNNNNNNNNNNNNNNNNNNcctgcaggccagaagagggcaccagacctcattacagatggttgtgagccaccatgtggttgccaggaattgaactcaggacctttggaagagcacgcaatgctcttaaccattgagccatctctccagccccaggaaaatgCCTAATGCACCTATGGATGAAGCTTCTCCCCATCCTTTCAGCCACATCTGTTCTTACTAGTTCCTCTTTTGTGAATGTTTACGTGCTgatatgtggatgtgtgtgcacattgtgcATGCGAGGtgtatgtacatttatacatatgtatgtacgtgtgccTAAGCAGCCAGAAGTCAACACTTGATGTATCTTTCTCAACCATTCTCCGCTTTATATCTTGGGGGTCACTGATTTGGCCAGAGAGCCCCAAAGAGTCTCCTATGTCCACCTCACTAGGGCTAGAGTAAAAGGTGTATAGTTctgggcttttttaaaaaagacttatctatttatctatgtattttatgtacatgaatcCTGTCTTCacatacaccagaagagggcatcagatctcattacagatggttgcgagctactatgtggttgctgggaattgaactcaagacctctagaagagtagctagtgctcttaaccaatgagccatctttccagccgatgttctggcttttaaaaatgtaggtactgaggactgaactcaggccctcatgcttgtgtagcaaacAGTACCAAGGGAGTCATCTCACAAGCTCCGATTAGTTGATCATACGGTAATTTCTCTGTCTATGAGCTCTATCTGCTCTCTCCCAGTGTTGAGTGTGGGAGGGAAGTGCTGATTTCAAGTAGAAGGGAGAGATGAGCAGAACGCCATAGGAAGGAAACTATAAACTTTTCTGGAAATGAGATTTAGTTATTTCATCTAGTTCTAGAAATAGAGATTCCAGCATGGAATGAAAACAGTCCAACCATCTGATCATTGGTTCTCCACTAACTATGCCAGATTCTGCACTTAGGGCCATGATCAGAGAAAAAGTCTAGCTACGACAGGACTGAAGGCTTCTGCAAGAACCCCAGAGAGGACAGACTCACAGGACATTAATGGTGTCAACACTTACTTCTCTTCCTGTAAGCAGACACACTGATTCTCTTCTAATTCAACAGCGCCATCCAGAGCAAAACAAGTCTCGAGTTTGTTGGTCACATTAGGACTTAAGATCCTGCGTGTCTGTGGATCCCGAAGAGGTGTCTGAAAAGTCACCTAGTGAAAGGTTGAGGAGAGTGTACATGTTCCATGATACAAGCCCTCCCATGCAAGCCAAGGTGCTCAGAAAGCCAACCCCAAAGCACCTGAAGTACTTACATTACAGTCCCCATTTACCTTGGCAGCTTTAGCCTGGTTTTTGGGtggcacattttctttctgtgacagaCGAAGAACAGAGGATCTTCCGGTAAGTTCTGGTTGTGAAAACAGGAAGTCACAGCTTTCTGAACTTTTTTCACTGGGGATATTTTCGTCATTTAAGATATGCAGActcattctgaaaaagaaaaaaaaaagtttatttatttatttatttttggtttttttgagacagagttactctgtgtaacagtcctggctgtccttgcaactagctcttgtagaccaaactggcctcgaactcactgagatcagcctgcttctgcctcccaagtgctgggaataaaggtgtgcaccaccatggcctggctaaACAGAATGTGTTTTAGTCCTTAGGAAATCAATAATGCTGCAGTACATGTACAGAAATGCCCCATAAATACATCAGGGAGGTACCCCTTCCTGAACAGGTAGAGCTAGACCCTTCACAGGTACAGTTAGTACTTCAAGTAGGTGTCACCTGCCAGAGAAAGCCTGAGTCCCTTGTATTGTATCAGGTATACTGCACCTCCTGAGTCAATTACTAATAGAGTTCAggttgagaaagaaagagatccaGGTGTTCAAAATGACTTCCATTAACGTATTACACCGTAGGGCAAGAACTAGGAGATATAATCCTGGCTCCAAGAAAACCAGAGAAGCcgagcagtagtggtgcatgtgtttaatcccaacacttgggaagcggaggtagaggcagaggagtATAGGTTCTTGGGGGTGAAACCCTGGGAGCTCTCTGGTTGAAGTGTGAGGAGGGGTACTGGGGAGGGAGGTCATCACCAAGATAAGTTGCTGCTGACTCTGCTTTAGGAGCCCATGAGAAAAGATGGGAGGGAAAAGGACAGAACCAGAGGTCCCTGGAGTCAAAGAGAGGTAGTCTAGGTTGCTCAGCAAGGTGCATAGGACATGGGGTAAGGAGAAACGAAATCAAGAGCAATGTTTAGGATTTTTGGTCTAAAAAACTGGTTATTAGAAAACATGGGtcaacataaagccaggcacactgaaccttatagaagagaaaatgagaagtacacttgaacacattggcacaggagaccacttcctaaatataaccacagcagcacagacactgagagaaacaataaatgggacctcctgaaactgaaaagcttctgtaaagcaaaggacatggtcaacaagacaatatacagaatgggaaaacatcttcactaaccccacatcagacagagggccgatctccaaaatatacaaagaactcaagaaattggtcaccaaaagatcacataatccaataaaaaaaaaaaaaaggagtacagacctaaacagaaaactctcaacagaggaatctaaaatggctgaaagacacttaaggaaatgttcaacatccttaggcatcagagaaatgcaaatcaaaacaactctgagattccatcttacacctataagaatggccaaaatgaaaaacactgatgacaacttatgctggagaggttgtggggaaaagggaacacttctgcattgctggtgggaatgcaaactggtacaacccctttggatgtcagtgtggagatttttcagaaaattaggaaacaaccttccccaagacgcagtaataccacctttgggtatatatccaaaggatgctcaattgtgccacaaggacatgtgttcaactatgttcatagcagctttgtttgtcatagccagaacctggaaacaacctaaatgcccctcgaccaaagaatggataaggaaaatgtggtatatttacacaatggagtactacacagcagaaaaaaataacgcaacagcttgaattttgcaggaaaatggatggagctagaaaacattattttgagtgaggtaatccagacacagaaagacagttatcacctgtactcactcataggtggtttttaaacataaaacaaagaaagccagcctaaaaatcacaatcccagagaacttagacaacaatgaggacactaagagacttaatctaatctatatgggaagtagaaagtagaaaaagatctcctgagtaaattgtgagcacgtggaccttgggggagggttgaaatggggaggggagaggcaggaaggggagcagagaaaaatgtagagctcaataaatatcaattaaaaaatgtaaaaaaaaagtgaagttttTCCGGCAAGAAGGTGGAGAACTGCCGTACAGTTTTTTGCTTAGAATGGGATTTTTGTGgattcgttgttgttgttttttttgggggggatgttGTGTAAAGAGGAGGCCAAAGGTTGACGTGAGTTTTCTTCAATTGCTCTCTACCATATTGGATTCTctaactgaacctggagttcactgattcagCAAGATTATCTGTCTAGCCAGTAAGCTTCAGAGATTCTCCAGTCGGCctgcccagtgctaggattacaggcaggtacAGCCATGCCACACAATTTTTAGGTGGGTGCTGAGGAcctcaactcaggtcctcatgcttgtttgACAAGCGTGTTACTGGTTGAGTCCTATCCCCAGCCCCTGGAGGGAGCTCTTGGTACAAAGCTTGACAAGTCAGAATTGGGTTCTGCTGTCTTCTTGGTGCAGGAGTAattgtggggtgggagaggg
Above is a window of Microtus ochrogaster isolate Prairie Vole_2 unplaced genomic scaffold, MicOch1.0 UNK6, whole genome shotgun sequence DNA encoding:
- the Tacc3 gene encoding transforming acidic coiled-coil-containing protein 3, which gives rise to MSLHILNDENIPSEKSSESCDFLFSQPELTGRSSVLRLSQKENVPPKNQAKAAKVTFQTPLRDPQTRRILSPNVTNKLETCFALDGAVELEENQCVCLQEENQLPLAPVDDTPVVQLAAEILKAEGEVQVGILNSSSTSASTSFLDSELVAPPAEPVLEPSHQGLEPTVDGKLLAPPAQPVLEPSHQGPEPTXXXXXXVPPAQPVLEPSHQGPEPILDLKEESFRDPAEVLGTGAEVDYLEQFGTSSFKESAWRKQSLYLKFDPLLKESPQRPMPVVPVTNSEQDADEPGLGNPIEGKLVDLDFSGAPDVPVPGPPLCVLEPRGLLLTEPFEDVLQYSQKDLDALVNATQQENLELRSKYEDLNRKYLEMGKIMDGFEKIVYKSMEEAEKQKELAEDKIKKVQKERDQLIADLNSMEKSFSDLFKRFEKQKEVIEGYQKNEDSLKKCVEEYIAKIEKEGQRYQALKSHAEEKLNLANEEIAQVRSKAQAEALAFQASLRKAQMQIHSLEKTVEQKTKENDELTRICDDLISKMEKI